A single region of the Lycium barbarum isolate Lr01 chromosome 2, ASM1917538v2, whole genome shotgun sequence genome encodes:
- the LOC132626527 gene encoding zinc finger CCCH domain-containing protein 31-like isoform X1: protein MELGGGRKRGRPHGPMNGNAGGFKKSKQAELESTPTGIGSKSKPCTKFFSTTGCPFGEGCHFLHYVPGGLKAVTQMLGSNPAFPAASRNSIAPPSFHDGSSPPAVKTRLCTKYNSAEGCKFGDKCHYAHGDWELGRPAAPFHEESHGMFQMHGRYGSRPETNPAGLGAAASFGSSATAKISVDASLAGRIIGKGGVNSKQICRVTGAKFSVRDHESDPNLRNIELEGTIDQIEHASQMVRELIQSVTTSAAPLMKSPNSSATSNYKTKICENFAKSSCTFGEKCHFAHGAEELRRSGP, encoded by the exons ATGGAGTTGGGTGGTGGTAGAAAAAGAGGAAGGCCACATGGTCCTATGAATGGTAATGCTGGTGGTTTCAAGAAATCTAAgcaag CAGAACTGGAGTCAACTCCAACTGGTATAGGAAGCAAATCGAAGCCATGCACAAAGTTTTTCAG TACTACGGGATGCCCATTTGGCGAAGGATGCCACTTCTTGCATTATGTGCCTGGAGGCCTTAAAGCCGTGACTCAAATGCTTGGCAGCAACCCAGCGTTTCCTGCAGCTTCTAGAAATTCAATAGCTCCACCGTCTTTCCATGATGGATCATCTCCTCCAGCTGTTAAGACTCGTCTATGCACCAAATACAACTCTGCTGAAGGTTGCAAATTTGGTGACAAATGTCATTATGCACATGGGGATTGGGAACTTGGCAGGCCAGCAGCTCCATTTCATGAGGAGTCCCATGGTATGTTCCAAATGCATGGAAGGTATGGCAGTCGACCAGAGACAAATCCTGCAGGCCTTGGTGCAGCTGCCAGCTTTGGGTCCTCTGCGACTGCTAAGATTAGTGTAGATGCCTCTCTTGCTGGACGTATTATTGGAAAAGGTGGCGTCAACTCGAAGCAAATCTGTCGTGTCACTGGAGCCAAATTTTCCGTTAGGGATCATGAGTCGGATCCTAACTTGAGGAACATAGAACTTGAAGGTACAATTGATCAGATTGAACACGCCAGTCAAATGGTCCGTGAGCTTATTCAGAGTGTTACAACATCTGCTGCACCCCTGATGAAGAGCCCCAACTCCTCTGCAACAAGTAACTATAAAACCAAAATTTGTGAGAACTTTGCCAAAAGTTCGTGCACTTTTGGAGAAAAGTGCCACTTTGCACATGGAGCAGAAGAACTGCGTAGGTCAGGTCCGTGA
- the LOC132626527 gene encoding zinc finger CCCH domain-containing protein 31-like isoform X2, which produces MELGGGRKRGRPHGPMNGNAGGFKKSKQELESTPTGIGSKSKPCTKFFSTTGCPFGEGCHFLHYVPGGLKAVTQMLGSNPAFPAASRNSIAPPSFHDGSSPPAVKTRLCTKYNSAEGCKFGDKCHYAHGDWELGRPAAPFHEESHGMFQMHGRYGSRPETNPAGLGAAASFGSSATAKISVDASLAGRIIGKGGVNSKQICRVTGAKFSVRDHESDPNLRNIELEGTIDQIEHASQMVRELIQSVTTSAAPLMKSPNSSATSNYKTKICENFAKSSCTFGEKCHFAHGAEELRRSGP; this is translated from the exons ATGGAGTTGGGTGGTGGTAGAAAAAGAGGAAGGCCACATGGTCCTATGAATGGTAATGCTGGTGGTTTCAAGAAATCTAAgcaag AACTGGAGTCAACTCCAACTGGTATAGGAAGCAAATCGAAGCCATGCACAAAGTTTTTCAG TACTACGGGATGCCCATTTGGCGAAGGATGCCACTTCTTGCATTATGTGCCTGGAGGCCTTAAAGCCGTGACTCAAATGCTTGGCAGCAACCCAGCGTTTCCTGCAGCTTCTAGAAATTCAATAGCTCCACCGTCTTTCCATGATGGATCATCTCCTCCAGCTGTTAAGACTCGTCTATGCACCAAATACAACTCTGCTGAAGGTTGCAAATTTGGTGACAAATGTCATTATGCACATGGGGATTGGGAACTTGGCAGGCCAGCAGCTCCATTTCATGAGGAGTCCCATGGTATGTTCCAAATGCATGGAAGGTATGGCAGTCGACCAGAGACAAATCCTGCAGGCCTTGGTGCAGCTGCCAGCTTTGGGTCCTCTGCGACTGCTAAGATTAGTGTAGATGCCTCTCTTGCTGGACGTATTATTGGAAAAGGTGGCGTCAACTCGAAGCAAATCTGTCGTGTCACTGGAGCCAAATTTTCCGTTAGGGATCATGAGTCGGATCCTAACTTGAGGAACATAGAACTTGAAGGTACAATTGATCAGATTGAACACGCCAGTCAAATGGTCCGTGAGCTTATTCAGAGTGTTACAACATCTGCTGCACCCCTGATGAAGAGCCCCAACTCCTCTGCAACAAGTAACTATAAAACCAAAATTTGTGAGAACTTTGCCAAAAGTTCGTGCACTTTTGGAGAAAAGTGCCACTTTGCACATGGAGCAGAAGAACTGCGTAGGTCAGGTCCGTGA